A window of Campylobacter pinnipediorum subsp. pinnipediorum contains these coding sequences:
- the hslV gene encoding ATP-dependent protease subunit HslV has protein sequence MFHATTILAYKGKNKSVIGGDGQVSFGNTILKGNATKIRKIHNGKVIAGFAGSTADAFNLFDMFEKNLEQAKGDLLKAVIEFSKEWRKDKYLRKLEAMMLVLNREKIFLLSGTGDVVEPEDGKIAAIGSGGNYALSAARALDRVNADIDEEELVKQSLNIAGEICIYTNTNIKTYVIEDEK, from the coding sequence GTGTTTCATGCAACAACCATACTAGCATATAAAGGAAAAAACAAGTCTGTCATAGGCGGTGACGGACAAGTTAGCTTTGGCAATACAATACTTAAAGGAAATGCCACAAAAATAAGAAAAATACACAATGGAAAGGTTATAGCTGGTTTTGCTGGTAGCACAGCTGATGCCTTTAATCTTTTTGATATGTTTGAAAAGAATTTAGAACAAGCCAAGGGCGATCTTTTAAAAGCAGTTATTGAGTTTTCAAAAGAGTGGAGAAAAGATAAGTATCTTAGAAAACTTGAAGCAATGATGCTTGTTTTAAATAGAGAAAAGATTTTTTTACTAAGTGGAACTGGTGATGTTGTAGAGCCAGAAGATGGAAAAATAGCAGCTATAGGAAGTGGCGGAAATTATGCATTATCGGCAGCTAGAGCATTAGATAGAGTAAATGCTGATATCGATGAAGAAGAGCTTGTAAAACAGAGCTTAAATATAGCTGGAGAAATTTGTATATATACAAATACAAATATAAAAACTTATGTTATAGAGGATGAAAAATAA
- the hslU gene encoding HslU--HslV peptidase ATPase subunit: MNMTPKQIVEFLDDYVIGQKNAKKIIAIALRNRYRRMKLEKSIQDDIVPKNILMIGSTGVGKTEIARRLSKLMGLPFVKVEASKYTEVGFVGRDVESMVRDLVMASFNLIKSEQSEKNKEKIEEYIENKIIKKLLPPLPKGASEEKQADYEKSREKMVNKFRNGDLDDLTIEIEVEQSAIDTNSHMPPDMAQMQESFIKIIGITNKNVKKDMKVKDAKKALESEANEKILNIDDIKSEAIRRAENEGIIFIDEIDKVAVSSGNSSRQDPSKEGVQRDLLPIVEGSLVSTKFGNIKTDHILFIAAGAFHISKPSDLIPELQGRFPLRVELNSLDESVLYKILTQPKNSLLKQYIALLKTENVELVFDDEAIKEIAKIAQNANESMEDIGARRLHTVIEKVIEDISFEASDKAGEKITVTKELVREKLENIVQNQDLARYIL; this comes from the coding sequence ATGAATATGACACCAAAACAAATAGTTGAGTTTTTGGATGATTATGTTATCGGGCAAAAAAACGCTAAAAAAATAATAGCCATAGCTTTAAGAAATAGATATAGAAGAATGAAGCTTGAAAAATCAATACAAGATGATATAGTTCCAAAAAACATACTTATGATAGGTTCTACCGGTGTTGGAAAGACAGAAATAGCTCGTAGACTATCTAAGCTTATGGGACTTCCTTTTGTAAAAGTGGAAGCTAGCAAATACACAGAAGTTGGATTTGTGGGTCGCGATGTTGAAAGCATGGTTAGAGATCTTGTTATGGCTTCTTTTAATCTAATAAAATCAGAACAAAGCGAAAAAAACAAAGAAAAAATAGAAGAATACATAGAAAATAAAATTATCAAAAAGTTACTTCCACCACTTCCAAAAGGTGCTAGCGAAGAAAAACAAGCCGATTATGAAAAAAGCCGAGAAAAAATGGTAAATAAATTTAGAAATGGTGACTTAGATGATTTAACCATAGAGATAGAAGTAGAACAAAGCGCTATTGATACAAACTCACATATGCCACCAGATATGGCTCAAATGCAAGAAAGTTTTATTAAAATCATTGGAATTACGAATAAAAATGTAAAAAAAGATATGAAAGTAAAAGATGCTAAAAAAGCACTAGAGTCAGAAGCAAATGAAAAAATTTTAAATATAGATGATATAAAATCAGAAGCTATAAGAAGAGCTGAAAATGAAGGTATTATATTTATAGATGAGATTGATAAAGTTGCTGTTAGTTCTGGGAATTCAAGTAGGCAAGATCCAAGCAAAGAAGGTGTTCAAAGAGATCTTTTACCTATAGTTGAAGGCTCTTTGGTTTCAACAAAATTTGGAAATATAAAAACAGATCATATACTTTTTATAGCGGCAGGTGCCTTTCATATAAGTAAACCAAGCGATCTTATACCAGAACTTCAAGGTAGATTTCCTTTAAGGGTTGAATTAAATAGCTTAGATGAAAGCGTTTTATATAAAATTTTAACTCAACCAAAAAATTCACTTTTAAAACAGTATATCGCACTATTAAAAACTGAAAATGTTGAGCTAGTTTTTGATGATGAAGCCATAAAAGAGATAGCAAAAATAGCACAAAATGCCAATGAAAGCATGGAAGATATAGGTGCTAGAAGACTACACACTGTTATCGAAAAAGTAATAGAAGATATAAGTTTTGAAGCAAGCGATAAAGCTGGAGAAAAGATAACAGTAACAAAAGAGCTTGTTAGAGAAAAACTTGAAAATATAGTTCAAAATCAAGATCTTGCAAGGTATATACTTTGA
- the rplI gene encoding 50S ribosomal protein L9 produces the protein MKVLLIKDVKGLGKSGEIKEVKDGYGNNFLIGKGFAKAATPDVIRQYEAAQKRKAEELKYEIANLEKLKDELEKVTVVIKKPLGANGALFGSVSKDEIATELESKFHLIVDKKSIEIDHNNLKNVGLYSLNVKLGHSINANLKVEVEGE, from the coding sequence ATGAAAGTATTATTAATAAAAGATGTTAAAGGTTTAGGAAAATCAGGAGAGATAAAAGAAGTAAAAGATGGATACGGAAATAACTTTTTAATAGGAAAAGGCTTTGCTAAAGCTGCTACTCCTGATGTAATAAGACAATACGAAGCTGCTCAAAAAAGAAAAGCCGAAGAGCTAAAATATGAAATAGCTAATTTGGAAAAATTAAAAGATGAGCTTGAAAAAGTTACAGTTGTTATAAAAAAACCATTGGGTGCCAATGGTGCTTTGTTTGGTTCTGTTTCAAAAGACGAGATAGCAACCGAACTTGAAAGCAAATTTCATCTTATCGTAGATAAAAAATCAATAGAAATAGACCACAATAACTTAAAAAATGTAGGTCTTTATAGTCTAAATGTAAAATTAGGACATTCTATAAATGCGAATTTAAAAGTTGAAGTAGAGGGTGAATAA
- the era gene encoding GTPase Era has translation MKSGFVSIIGRTNAGKSSLLNALLNEKITIVSHKQNATRRKINGIVMHKDNQVIFIDTPGLHKSEKVLNKLMIEDAKKAMSDCDAIVFMASVYDSTLDYEEFLQLNPQKPHILVISKVDKVKNDILLKKISEYQKFQDNFIALIPFSIKGNSYNNLLLDEIVKILPEHEYFFDPDFITNTNEKEIFKEFILESIYENLSDEIPYSSDVIIDKVIEKDQIIEIYSTIITEKKSHKSMIIGKDGSTLKRIGIHARKLICNLVGKKIFLKTNVIIKKGWTKDEKFISSQNLY, from the coding sequence TTGAAATCCGGTTTTGTTAGTATCATAGGGCGAACAAATGCTGGTAAGAGTTCGCTCTTAAATGCTTTACTTAATGAAAAAATAACAATAGTTTCACATAAACAAAATGCCACAAGAAGAAAAATCAATGGCATAGTAATGCATAAAGATAATCAAGTAATTTTTATAGATACTCCAGGACTTCATAAAAGTGAAAAAGTTTTAAACAAGCTTATGATAGAAGATGCCAAGAAAGCTATGTCTGATTGTGATGCGATAGTATTTATGGCTTCTGTTTATGATAGCACTTTGGACTATGAAGAATTTTTACAATTAAACCCGCAAAAACCTCATATTTTGGTAATTAGTAAAGTAGACAAGGTAAAAAATGATATTTTGCTAAAAAAAATATCAGAATATCAAAAATTTCAAGATAATTTTATAGCCTTAATACCTTTTAGCATAAAAGGAAATAGTTATAATAATTTACTTTTAGATGAGATAGTTAAAATTTTACCAGAACATGAGTATTTTTTTGATCCAGATTTTATAACAAACACGAACGAAAAAGAAATTTTTAAAGAATTTATATTAGAATCGATATATGAAAATTTAAGTGATGAAATACCTTATTCTAGCGATGTTATTATTGATAAAGTTATAGAAAAAGATCAAATTATTGAGATTTATTCAACAATAATAACAGAAAAAAAATCACATAAATCAATGATTATTGGTAAAGATGGAAGTACTCTAAAAAGAATAGGCATACATGCTAGAAAATTAATTTGTAATTTAGTTGGAAAAAAAATATTCTTAAAGACAAATGTGATTATTAAAAAAGGCTGGACTAAAGATGAAAAATTTATAAGTAGCCAAAATTTATATTGA
- the mshL gene encoding pilus (MSHA type) biogenesis protein MshL, giving the protein MFKFLSKNLLFTFTSIIILTTDALNAKESNCLSRSFNIKILEDITISEIINQISDMCYFSVVVKDNYSKKILSDKISGINIKNMSLSDSLNILLSENNLNYEFSNNVLKISALKTKTFKIDYITSVREGRAVTKASVDSSPIEFGENSNSKESSSDTKNQDNIISTIEKFDFWEKLGVELKAILNNTTENISAPDPIINSNAGLITITGTPSQIKRAESYIHQIQKRLKKQVVIDVSIISVELNNQYKKGVDWSKFELGFNSNVFSNIEQKGADDKSAVRTTEISTPSSFRISTNSLNFGGSQSTLRLGAALNLNIDGVLNFLETNGKTKVISSPKVTTLNNQQALITVGENINYKIQETSEASESGRLNVTYKQYSTFVGILLNLLPEVSEDNRIMLRINPSLSSLSGTANRLNLNGERSIAPDTLQKKISTVVHVNSGDTIILGGLIDQQKSKRNTRVPLLSDIPLIGNAFKSTNDILTTTELIFVITPRVIDIEDQKPVANSLKELGFSKSIYER; this is encoded by the coding sequence ATGTTCAAATTTCTAAGTAAAAATTTACTTTTTACATTTACTTCAATAATAATCTTAACAACAGATGCTCTTAATGCAAAAGAAAGCAACTGTCTAAGTAGAAGCTTTAATATAAAAATTCTAGAAGATATTACAATTAGCGAAATTATTAATCAAATATCAGATATGTGCTATTTTAGTGTTGTTGTAAAAGATAATTATAGTAAAAAAATATTATCCGATAAGATATCTGGAATAAATATAAAAAATATGTCATTGAGCGATAGCTTGAATATATTGCTTAGTGAAAATAATTTAAACTATGAATTTTCAAATAATGTTTTAAAAATTTCAGCGCTAAAAACAAAAACATTTAAGATAGATTATATAACATCAGTTAGAGAAGGAAGAGCTGTAACAAAAGCCTCTGTTGATTCATCTCCTATTGAATTTGGAGAAAATTCTAACTCAAAGGAATCATCTTCAGATACAAAAAACCAAGATAACATAATAAGTACAATAGAAAAATTTGATTTCTGGGAAAAACTCGGAGTAGAACTAAAAGCTATATTAAACAATACTACAGAAAATATATCTGCTCCTGATCCTATTATTAATTCAAATGCTGGATTAATAACAATAACAGGAACTCCATCTCAAATCAAAAGAGCGGAAAGCTACATACATCAAATACAAAAAAGATTAAAAAAACAAGTTGTTATAGATGTGTCTATTATATCTGTCGAATTAAACAACCAATACAAAAAGGGTGTTGATTGGTCTAAATTTGAATTAGGTTTTAACTCTAATGTGTTTAGTAATATAGAACAAAAAGGTGCAGATGATAAATCTGCAGTAAGAACAACAGAAATTTCAACCCCTAGCTCATTTCGAATAAGCACAAATTCACTTAATTTTGGTGGTTCTCAGAGTACTCTAAGATTAGGTGCTGCTTTAAATTTAAATATAGATGGTGTTCTTAATTTTTTAGAAACAAACGGAAAAACAAAAGTTATATCTAGCCCAAAAGTTACAACATTAAATAATCAACAGGCACTAATAACAGTTGGAGAAAATATAAATTATAAAATTCAAGAAACTAGTGAAGCAAGTGAATCTGGAAGGCTCAATGTTACATACAAACAATATTCTACATTTGTTGGTATTTTACTCAACCTATTGCCGGAGGTATCTGAAGATAATAGGATAATGCTTAGAATCAATCCTTCACTAAGCAGCTTAAGTGGAACCGCTAATAGACTAAATTTAAATGGAGAAAGATCAATAGCACCAGACACTTTACAGAAAAAAATATCTACAGTTGTTCATGTTAATAGCGGAGATACTATAATACTAGGAGGATTAATTGATCAACAAAAATCAAAAAGAAACACAAGAGTTCCTCTTCTTAGTGATATACCTTTGATAGGAAATGCATTTAAATCAACAAATGATATACTAACCACAACAGAACTTATTTTTGTTATTACTCCTAGAGTAATAGATATAGAAGATCAAAAGCCAGTTGCAAATAGCCTAAAAGAACTTGGTTTCTCAAAGTCGATATATGAAAGATAA
- a CDS encoding pilus assembly protein PilO: MGSDILDKLDNYFEQKNQSEVFIIFIGAALFTIIIIYLIAFDSSTNFFESNRDRHADIGTKLSNTNHYLKSVSSADGDIEFEINRQTKALNLLNKTLYNKIEINNYFDKRLRELSYLLFNEQNWANFVDNMVLLAKSTGIQILNLHNEFKNPGYQKIEQFLNIDIYTKGNFKSLINYINKIEESKLVVDLNKLDINSTDNDLDAKLGISVWGMKY, translated from the coding sequence ATGGGAAGTGATATATTGGATAAATTAGACAATTATTTTGAACAAAAAAACCAAAGCGAGGTTTTTATTATTTTTATTGGGGCTGCTTTATTTACAATTATTATAATATACCTTATTGCATTTGATTCTTCTACTAATTTTTTTGAATCAAATAGAGATAGACATGCTGATATAGGCACAAAATTATCCAATACAAACCACTATTTAAAATCAGTCAGCTCTGCAGATGGGGATATTGAGTTTGAAATCAACAGACAAACAAAAGCCTTAAATTTGCTAAACAAAACTTTATACAATAAAATAGAAATAAATAACTATTTTGATAAAAGACTAAGAGAATTATCTTATTTATTATTTAATGAACAAAACTGGGCTAATTTTGTAGACAACATGGTTTTACTAGCAAAGAGTACTGGAATTCAAATACTAAATTTGCACAATGAGTTTAAAAATCCTGGATATCAAAAAATAGAACAATTTTTAAATATAGACATATATACAAAAGGAAATTTTAAAAGTTTAATAAATTATATAAATAAAATAGAAGAGTCTAAGCTTGTTGTTGATCTTAACAAATTAGATATAAACTCTACTGACAATGATCTTGATGCAAAACTTGGAATATCTGTATGGGGGATGAAATACTAA